GCCGTTCACGGTCACCAGGTTTCGGCACATGCGCCCTCCTCCGTCGAGCGCATGGCTCAACCAGCCGTGAGGCAACGGCTCAGCACAAACCTCGGTAGGGCGCATGGCTCAACCAGCGATTCAAGGACGGTTCAGCCCGGGTAGCTCGTGCCGCGCTCAACGGACGGGGTGACCCGCGGTTCGCAGCGCGGCCTTGACCTGGTCGATCCTCAGTTGACCGAAGTGGAACACCGAGGCGGCGAGCACGGCGTCCGCGCCGGCCTCCACCGCTTGGACGAAGTGCTCGATCGTTCCGGCGCCGCCGCTCGCGATGAGCGGAACGTCCACCTCGCGTCGAACAGCGCGGATCAGCTCGAGATCGAAGCCGTCCTTGGTGCCGTCGGCGTCCATCGAATTCAACAGGATCTCGCCGGCGCCGAGTTCGCACGCCCGCACGCACCATTCGATGGCTTCGAGACCGGCGGATTCGCGTCCACCGTGGGTGGTCACCTCGAACGAGCCGTCCGCCGCCCGCCGCACATCGGCCGAAAGCACCAGAACCTGCGAACCGAACCGATCGGCGATCTCCCGAATCACCTGCGGTCGGGCGATGGCGCCGGTGTTGATCCCGACCTTGTCGGCCCCGGCCCGCAGCAGGCGATCGACGTCCCCGGCCTCCCGCACTCCCCCGCCGACGGTCAACGGAATGAACACCTCTTCGGCGGTCCGACGGACCACGTCGTACGTGGTTTCCCGGCCGGCCGAGCTGGCGGTGACGTCGAGGAAGGTCAGTTCGTCGGCACCCTGGTCGTCGTATCGGTGGGCCAGTTCGACCGGGTCGCCCGCGTCGCGCAATCCGGTGAAGTTCACTCCCTTGACCACCCGACCGGCGTCGACGTCGAGACACGGGATCACACGCACTGCAACCGACATGCGGCACAGCGTAATCTTCGGCACGTGACCGAGACCCCGACAGCTCAGCAGGCGGACGCCGCTGACCATCTGAGCCGCCCACAGGCGAAGAACCCCATGGTCGAGAAGATCGCCCGCGCAGCGCTTCAGCGTGCCGGCGAGATCACCGACCGCCCCGTGACGATCACGATTGACGGGCGCTCCTCGACCGGCAAGACCACCCTCGCCGGCGAGTTGTCGGCGGTGCTGGACGACGCGCCCGTCGTCCACATGGACGACCTCTACCCCGGCTGGAACGGCCTGGCAGCTGCCCTGCCGGCACTCACGGACGACATCCTGATCCCGTTGCGGGGCAACGAGATTGCCACCTATGAGCAGTACGACTGGATCGAGGGCGACTTCACTGCAGAGTTGTTCGTGGAGCCCGCGCCGTACGTGATCGTCGAAGGATGCGGCTGCAGTGTCGGCCCGGCGGGTCAGCTGAGCGACGTCCGGGTGTGGCTGGAAGCAGACGATGACCTACGCCGCGCCCGTGGACTCGTCCGCGATGCAGGCGCGTTCGACGAGCACTGGGACACATGGGCCGAGCAGGAAGAATCCTTGTTCACCGGTGACGAGACCCGCGAACACGCCGACCTGGTCTTCGACACCAGCCACTTGCTCCGCGAATCCGCCTGAACAAGAAAGACTTCGGTCAGCCGACGGATTCGTCCGGGTAGGCGTTGGCCTCCACCAATGCTGCCATTCGTTGCGCCTCGGCCTGGGCGAACTCGCCGTCGGCGCGCTGTACCGCCATCACGGCGAGCTGTTCGGTGTCCGCGAGATCGAGGATCAGCCACGGTGACCCACCGCCGAACTGGACGCCGAGGATCTCCTCCCAGGCGACCTCCCGGGTGAGGAAGAGGTTGCGCACGATCAAGCCCTTGTCGGTGGGCACGGCCTTGATCGCGGTGTAGCGCCAAAGGAACGCAGCCATGCCGACGCCGAGCAGGAACATCATGAGCGCGTCCAGGACGGTCCACCCGGTGACGCCGCCGCGGGGCAGGTTGATGGCCACGAAACCGAAGACCGCGATCGAGGCAAGCCCCGCCACCAGCGGCACCCACCGTCCGCTGCGGGGCCGGAACGGCGTGTACGGGTCGTGGTCGCCCGAATGGTGTGGGTCGGAACCGCTCGGGGTGTTCATCGAGAACTCACAATCGGCAGGCAGCGATCTCTGTCACCAGGATGGCACGAGCACCCAGGTCGTAGAGCTCGTCCATGAGGGCGTTCGTGCGCTTGCGCGGCACCATCGCACGCACCGCGACGTAGTCCGGGTCGTGCAACGGGGAGATCGTCGGTGACTCCAGGCCGGGCGTGATCGCGGACGCTTTCTCGACGAGGTCCTTGCGGATGTCGTAGTCGAGCATCACGTAGTCGCGGGCCGTGAGCACACCCTGCAAGCGGCGGACCAGGACGTCGACCGCGGGGTTCGCGCCGGCCTCCGCCGGACGGATCAGAACGGCTTCGCTCTTCAGGATCGGCTCGCCGAACACCTCGAGCCCGGCGTTGCGCAGGGTGGTACCGGTCTCCACGACATCCGCGATGACGTCGGCGACACCGAGGGTGACCGCGGTCTCGACGGCACCGTCCAGTCGGACGACGGACGCCTCGACACCGGCGTTCTTCAGATCGGATTCGACGAGACCTTCGAAGCTCGTGGCGACGCGCTTGCCCGCAAGGTCGCCCACCGAGCAAGCAACACCAGGGCGCGCGGCGTACCGGAAGGTGGAGGCACCGAAGCCGAGCTGCATGGCCTCGATCGCCGGCGCTCCGGAATCGAGCAGCAGATCGCGGCCGGTGATGCCGACATCGAGCGTCCCGCGTCCGACGTACACGGCGATGTCCCGTGGTCGCAGGAAGAACAGTTCGACGTCGTTGTCGGCGTCGACGACGACCAATTCCTTCGACTCACGACGACCGCGGTAACCCGCCTCACGCATGATCTCGGCGGCGGACTCGGCGAGGCTGCCCTTGTTCGGCATGGCGACTCGCAGCATGGTGAAACTCCTTGTGCAGATTGAAGATCGGCTCGAACCACTCGGGGCTCAGAGATGTCGGTAGACGTCCTCCAACGCGATGCCGCGCTCCAGCATCAGCACCTGCAGGTGGTAGAGCAGCTGGCTGATCTCCTCGGCGGCTTTGTCGTTGCCCTCGTACTCGGCGGCCATCCACACCTCGGCAGCCTCCTCGACGATCTTCTTGCCGATGAAGTGGACGCCGGCCTCGATCTCTGCGACCGTGCCGGATCCTTCGGGACGCTCGGCTGCCTTGTCCTGCAGCTCGGCCCACAACTGCTCGAAGCTCTTCACGGGGCACAAGGGTACGCAGCGGGGCGGAGCCCGCGGACGAGCGGCCGGGACGTGGACGCGCCCACGTGACCCCGGCCACTCGGCGGGTGGGGGTCAGGCCGTGACCGGTTGGCTCCCGCGCTCTCGCCGGGTCACCTTCACCCACTGGGTGAACCCGTAGATCACGAACAGCCCGTAGAAGATGTACATGACCGCTGTGGGCACATAGTCGGTGGCGAACCCGAACGGCACTCCCACCAGGTCGACCACGATCCACGCCAGCCAGAACTCGTTCCAGGCGCGGGCCATCGCGTACGTCGCGACGATCGACCCGACGAACACCCATGCGTCGCACCAGGCGAACCACCATTCCGGCGTCCAGTGCGGGTTGGCATTCGCGTCCAGGATCGCCTGGAAGACGGCGTGGGCAATCACCGTTCCCACGATCCAGAAAGCCGCCATCAGCAGGCGTTCCTTGTTCGTCGCCCATCGCGGGGTGACGGCCGCCTCGGACGCCTCCGCGCGCTTGTTCTTGCGGTACTGGTTCCACCGCCACCAGCCGTAGATGCTGGTGGTGATGAAGAAGATCTGTCGCCCGGCCTGCCCGAACAGCGGGATGCGGGTGTCAGTGCCGAACGCGGCTCCGATGTAAACGAAGAACAGCATGACGTTGGCGACGATGCCGACCGGCCACGCCCACACCCAGCGCTTCATACCGAGGTAGGCGGACGCGACACCGATCAGCACACCGATCAACTCGAGCCAGTGCAGTTGGTACTTGCCGATGTCGAGGTGCCATTCCAACAGCTGCTGGAAGAAGTTCTGCTCGCCGCCCGCGGCAGCGGCCAGCACGGTCGTTCTCATGCGTGTTCTCCTGATGTGTGTCGTGGCGCGTCGCGAAGCGTACGCGCGGTCGCCAAGGCCGCAGTCGCGGCCTCGTATCCCTTGTCCTCACTCGAACCGGGCAAGCCCGCCCGATCCAGAGCCTGCTGATCGTCGTCGCACGTCAACACCCCGAATCCGACCGGGACGCCGGTGCGCACCGAGACCTCGGTGAGGCCGATGGTGGCTGCCTGGCAGACGTAGTCAAAGTGCGGTGTCCCGCCCCGCACCACCACGCCCAGTGCGACGACCGCGTCATGGTCGGCGGCCAGACGTGCCGCTGCGACCGGAAGTTCGAAGGATCCCGGGACGCGGACGACGGTGGCGTCCGCGACGCCGGCATCGTCCAGGGACCGCTGTGCTCCGGCGAGCAGGCCGTCCATCACCTGTTCGTGCCAACTCGCGGCGACGACAGCGACCCTCAGACCGCGCCCGTCGACCTGGACGGTCGGTGCTCCGTGTCCGCTCATACGGTTGCTCCTTCGTGGAGGTCGGGAAGGTCGTGACCCATCCGGTCACGTTTGGTCTGTAGGTAGCGCAGATTGTGATCGCTGACGCGCACCGGTGACGGCTCCATCGAACCAACCTCGATTCCGTTGTCCTGCAACCCGAGTCGCTTTGCGGGGTTGTTGCTGATCAGCCGAACATCGCAGATGTCGAGGCTGTGCAGGATCGCTGCTGCCGCCGCGTACTCCCGGGCGTCGACCGGCAGGCCGACGCCGCGACCCTCGTGACCACGCAGGTAGACGGGACTCGTCGTCGGCGACGAGCATCGGACGTCCGTCTCGTAGCGCCTGGAGTGCGTCCTCGAAGGAGTTGAGTTCATGCCCTGACCTCCTCGACGTCCCTCGCCCCCACCACGATCTGGGCTGAATCGCCCTGCCGTTCAATGCTTTCGACGCGTCCGAGTTCCTGGATGATTCCGGTGAACATCAGATTTCTCCTTCGGGTTCGAGCAGCCGGCTGTCCGCCGGAAGGTCACGGTGCCCGACGACGACCCGTAGCGGGTCGTGTCCGGTGTACGCCGAGCCGCGGACGGTGAGGGCCGGGTCGTCCGTCAGCGCGGTGCCGGTTCCCACGACGACCGCGCCGGAGCGCGCGCGCAGCGCGTGGACGTCCGCCCGGGACGCGTCCCCGGTGATCCACCTGCTGCTGCCGTCGGCCGCGGCGATACGGCCGTCGAGGGTGGTCGCGTACTTCCACGTCACGTGGGGCCGGCCGTGCTCGGCCGCGAAGAACCAAGCTTCGTTCAGCGCTCTGGAGGACTGTTCGAAGCGCGGGGACGCCTTTTCGACGGCGATTCCGGCCTCACGCAGCAGCGCTGCTCCGCCGCCTGCTCGCTCCGATGGATCCGCCGCTACGAAAACCACACGCTCGACCCCGGCGTCGATGAGCGCCTGTGCACACGGCGGCGTTCGTCCGACATGCGTGCAGGGTTCGAGCGTGATGAAAGCCGTTGCGCCCCGGGCCGATTCGCCGGACTGTGCGAGTGCGGCGGCTTCGGCGTGGGCCGTGCCCGCGCCTGCGTGGAAGCCCTCCCCGACGACCACTTCGTCTCGCACGAGAACGCAACCGACGCGTGGATTGGGGTCGACGAGAGAGCCGAGCGCGGCGAGTGCCAGCGCACGGTCGAGCATCTGCTCGTCCTGGGGGCTGAGCGCCATCGGTTCCTTCGGTCGTCCGTCATGGACGTGAACCGGGGCGATGGCGAACGCCAGGAAACCCGCACGGGCTGACATCGAATGATGCACACCCGCAGGGCACCCTGCGTGCTCAGAGAATGCCGAAGCAGACCCTGAACGTGCGCCTCCCATCCGGACTTTCACCGTCGGTCCCGGAATTCCACCAGGTCAACCGCTCACCTCCGAAGAGGATCACGGGTCGCGGACTGTCACCGCCGGCTCAGAGTTTCGCTGACCCCGGAGCACGTTTCGCCGATCAGTATGACACTTCCCGTCCAGGTACTCGACCGGCTGGGTGGTCTCGGTGATCGCGTCATCCTCTTGCGCGGCAATGCCGACCGCGAAGGCTGAGGTTCAGGACGCCTTGACCAGCACCCGCCCGTCGGCGATCTTCACGTCCCAGCTGGGCTGCTCGACCGACGCCGGACCACGCATCGGCTTGCCGTCCCTCAGTCTGAATTCGCTTCCGTGCCAAGGGCATCGGATGCATCCGTCCTGGACTGTTCCTTCGTCGAGCGGGCCACCGGCGTGCGTGCACACGGACGACAGCGCGTACACCCGGTCGTTCTGTTCGATGAGTACCACCGAGACACCGTCCGCCGTCACCCGCATCGGCGTGCCAGGGGTGAGATCGACGCGGGCAGCGACGTCGGTCCAGTCGTCCGTGCGGTGCTCGAACGCGGTGTGGTTGACACCTACACCCTTGACGAACGACAGGTGTCCACCGAGGTAACCGGCCCCCGCGGTGAGACCGACCCCTGCCAGGCTCAGCAGCCGCCCG
This is a stretch of genomic DNA from Yimella lutea. It encodes these proteins:
- the hisF gene encoding imidazole glycerol phosphate synthase subunit HisF, with amino-acid sequence MSVAVRVIPCLDVDAGRVVKGVNFTGLRDAGDPVELAHRYDDQGADELTFLDVTASSAGRETTYDVVRRTAEEVFIPLTVGGGVREAGDVDRLLRAGADKVGINTGAIARPQVIREIADRFGSQVLVLSADVRRAADGSFEVTTHGGRESAGLEAIEWCVRACELGAGEILLNSMDADGTKDGFDLELIRAVRREVDVPLIASGGAGTIEHFVQAVEAGADAVLAASVFHFGQLRIDQVKAALRTAGHPVR
- a CDS encoding PH domain-containing protein, coding for MNTPSGSDPHHSGDHDPYTPFRPRSGRWVPLVAGLASIAVFGFVAINLPRGGVTGWTVLDALMMFLLGVGMAAFLWRYTAIKAVPTDKGLIVRNLFLTREVAWEEILGVQFGGGSPWLILDLADTEQLAVMAVQRADGEFAQAEAQRMAALVEANAYPDESVG
- the hisG gene encoding ATP phosphoribosyltransferase, with protein sequence MLRVAMPNKGSLAESAAEIMREAGYRGRRESKELVVVDADNDVELFFLRPRDIAVYVGRGTLDVGITGRDLLLDSGAPAIEAMQLGFGASTFRYAARPGVACSVGDLAGKRVATSFEGLVESDLKNAGVEASVVRLDGAVETAVTLGVADVIADVVETGTTLRNAGLEVFGEPILKSEAVLIRPAEAGANPAVDVLVRRLQGVLTARDYVMLDYDIRKDLVEKASAITPGLESPTISPLHDPDYVAVRAMVPRKRTNALMDELYDLGARAILVTEIAACRL
- a CDS encoding phosphoribosyl-ATP diphosphatase is translated as MKSFEQLWAELQDKAAERPEGSGTVAEIEAGVHFIGKKIVEEAAEVWMAAEYEGNDKAAEEISQLLYHLQVLMLERGIALEDVYRHL
- the pnuC gene encoding nicotinamide riboside transporter PnuC, translated to MRTTVLAAAAGGEQNFFQQLLEWHLDIGKYQLHWLELIGVLIGVASAYLGMKRWVWAWPVGIVANVMLFFVYIGAAFGTDTRIPLFGQAGRQIFFITTSIYGWWRWNQYRKNKRAEASEAAVTPRWATNKERLLMAAFWIVGTVIAHAVFQAILDANANPHWTPEWWFAWCDAWVFVGSIVATYAMARAWNEFWLAWIVVDLVGVPFGFATDYVPTAVMYIFYGLFVIYGFTQWVKVTRRERGSQPVTA
- the ribH gene encoding 6,7-dimethyl-8-ribityllumazine synthase, translating into MSGHGAPTVQVDGRGLRVAVVAASWHEQVMDGLLAGAQRSLDDAGVADATVVRVPGSFELPVAAARLAADHDAVVALGVVVRGGTPHFDYVCQAATIGLTEVSVRTGVPVGFGVLTCDDDQQALDRAGLPGSSEDKGYEAATAALATARTLRDAPRHTSGEHA
- the ribD gene encoding bifunctional diaminohydroxyphosphoribosylaminopyrimidine deaminase/5-amino-6-(5-phosphoribosylamino)uracil reductase RibD, producing MSARAGFLAFAIAPVHVHDGRPKEPMALSPQDEQMLDRALALAALGSLVDPNPRVGCVLVRDEVVVGEGFHAGAGTAHAEAAALAQSGESARGATAFITLEPCTHVGRTPPCAQALIDAGVERVVFVAADPSERAGGGAALLREAGIAVEKASPRFEQSSRALNEAWFFAAEHGRPHVTWKYATTLDGRIAAADGSSRWITGDASRADVHALRARSGAVVVGTGTALTDDPALTVRGSAYTGHDPLRVVVGHRDLPADSRLLEPEGEI